A single Theropithecus gelada isolate Dixy chromosome 7b, Tgel_1.0, whole genome shotgun sequence DNA region contains:
- the NGDN gene encoding neuroguidin, which translates to MAAPGVLESDLPSAVTLLKNLQEQVMAITAQVQSLTQKVQAGAYPTEKGLSFLEVKDQLLLMYLMDLTHLILDKASGGSLQGHDGVLRLVEIRTVLEKLRPLDQKLKYQIDKLVKTAVTGSLSENDPLRFKPHPSNMMSKLSSEDEEEDEVEDGQSEASGKKSVKGVSKKYVPPRLVPVHYDETEAEREKKRLERAKRRALSSSVIRELKEQYSDAPEEIRDARHPHVTRQSQEDQHRINYEESMMVRLSISKREKGRRKRANVMSSQLHSLTHFSDISALTGGTSHLDEDQNPIKKRKKIPKKGRKKKGFRRRR; encoded by the exons ATGGCGGCGCCG GGGGTGCTGGAGTCAGACCTGCCAAGTGCCGTGACACTTCTGAAAAATCTCCAGGAGCAA GTGATGGCTATAACGGCACAAGTGCAATCACTGACACAAAAAGTTCAAGCTGGTGCCTATCCTACAGAAAAG GGTCTCAGCTTCTTGGAAGTGAAAGACCAGCTGCTGCTCATGTACCTTATGGATTTGACCCACCTCATTCTGGACAAAGCCTCAGGAGGGTCTCTTCAGGGACATGATGGAGTTTTGAGACTGGTGGAGATTCGCACG GTTTTGGAAAAGCTTCGTCCCTTGGACCAAAAACTGAAGTATCAAATTGACAAActggtcaagactgcagtgaccGGCAGCCTTA GTGAGAATGACCCACTTCGTTTTAAGCCTCATCCCAGCAATATGATGAGCAAG TTGAGCtctgaggatgaggaggaagatgaagTAGAAGATGGTCAGTCTGAGGCTTCAGGGAAGAAATCTGTGAAAGGAGTGTCTAAGAAATATGTTCCTCCACGCTTGGTTCCAGTACATTATG ATGAAACAGAAGCTGAGCGGGAGAAGAAGCGTCTAGAACGAGCCAAGAGACGGGCATTGAGTAGCTCTGTCATTCGTGAACTTAAGGAGCAGTACTCAGATGCTCCAGAGGAAATCCGTGATGCTCGGCATCCCCATGTTACTCGCCAGAGTCAGGAGGACCAACACAG GATTAACTATGAGGAGAGCATGATGGTGCGTTTGAGCATCAGTAAGCGAGAGAAAGGACGACGAAAACGAGCAAATGTCATGAGCTCACAACTTCATTCCCTTACGCACTTCAGTGACATCAGTGCTTTGACAGGGGGAACTTCTCATCTTGATGAG GATCAGAATCCTATTAAGAAGCGGAAGAAGATACCTAAGAAAGGTCGGAAGAAAAAAG GTTTTCGGAGGCGGCGGTGA